One stretch of Chloroflexota bacterium DNA includes these proteins:
- the sucD gene encoding succinate--CoA ligase subunit alpha, protein MSVLVNKDTRLLVQGITGREGEFHTLQMIAYGTKVVGGTSPGKGGEWAAGVPVFDTVKEAVNATGANTSIIYVPARFAPDAILEAADAGIELVVCITEGIPVLDMVKVCEYLQHTSTRLIGPNCPGLITPGEAKVGIMPGHIHMPGKVGVVSRSGTLTYEVVYALTQKGIGQSTCIGIGGDPIIGTTFIDALKLFQDDPLTEQVVLIGEIGGTDEERAAEYIATHMTKPVTAFIAGQTAPPGKRMGHAGAIISGGTGTAAEKIATLREAGVRIARHPVEVADLVAEMA, encoded by the coding sequence ATGAGCGTTTTGGTCAACAAAGACACCCGTCTGTTGGTTCAGGGGATTACGGGGCGTGAGGGGGAATTCCACACCCTGCAGATGATCGCCTACGGCACGAAGGTCGTCGGCGGGACGTCGCCGGGCAAGGGCGGCGAGTGGGCGGCCGGCGTGCCGGTCTTTGACACCGTGAAGGAAGCGGTGAACGCGACGGGCGCCAACACGTCCATCATCTACGTGCCCGCCCGCTTCGCGCCGGATGCCATCCTGGAGGCGGCGGACGCGGGGATTGAACTCGTCGTGTGCATCACCGAGGGCATCCCTGTGCTGGACATGGTGAAGGTGTGCGAGTACCTGCAGCACACGTCCACGCGGCTGATCGGTCCCAATTGCCCCGGCCTGATTACGCCCGGCGAGGCGAAAGTCGGCATCATGCCCGGGCATATCCACATGCCGGGGAAAGTCGGGGTGGTGTCGCGCAGCGGGACGCTGACCTACGAGGTGGTGTACGCCCTGACGCAGAAGGGCATTGGGCAGTCCACCTGCATCGGAATCGGCGGCGATCCGATTATCGGGACGACGTTCATTGACGCGCTGAAACTGTTCCAGGACGATCCGCTGACCGAGCAGGTGGTGCTCATCGGCGAGATCGGGGGCACCGACGAGGAGCGCGCCGCGGAATACATCGCCACGCACATGACCAAGCCGGTTACCGCGTTCATCGCGGGGCAGACGGCTCCTCCGGGCAAGCGCATGGGCCACGCCGGCGCGATCATCTCGGGCGGCACGGGCACCGCGGCGGAGAAGATTGCCACCCTGCGCGAGGCAGGCGTGCGCATTGCCCGCCATCCGGTGGAGGTGGCCGACCTCGTCGCCGAGATGGCGTGA
- a CDS encoding 4Fe-4S binding protein, with product MKLWRRPLDAGQVVVPRGRISVLVERCKGCGFCVEFCPRNVLAISETFNQKGYHPPYALHPEQCVACGLCEMLCPEFAIHVSEAVEVAP from the coding sequence GTGAAACTTTGGCGTCGTCCTCTGGATGCCGGCCAGGTTGTGGTGCCGCGGGGCAGAATCTCCGTTCTGGTGGAGCGGTGCAAGGGGTGCGGGTTCTGCGTGGAGTTCTGCCCCCGCAACGTGCTGGCGATCTCCGAGACCTTCAACCAGAAGGGCTACCATCCTCCCTATGCCCTGCACCCCGAACAGTGCGTCGCGTGCGGCCTCTGCGAGATGCTGTGCCCCGAATTCGCCATCCACGTGAGTGAAGCGGTGGAGGTGGCCCCATGA
- a CDS encoding TIGR03663 family protein produces the protein MAQVGAVSDGKDWWETPVLHSLQNLTREKAAYIGIAVVALALRLWALGARAVSFDECQHLYFSWQPYSVGSIFKFDPVTGPITHGPFLFLANTLMYTLFGVSDYTSRLASAFFGTALALLPYFLRKYLGRGGALAAAVMLTVSPFLLFYSRDNLHEIYGAVWTMLMAIGFLRYVDERKPKYLYLFGAAVGFYLCTKAVAYIMGFIVVAFVVVALVWERLSAQAARTARGVGLAVSAGGLALLVWLTNRPQPAGVARSGLLPVLVVAVCLLGAAVLAGWAYPGGKERPVARALGAIRGAHFWAMVGIGLGVVVLLYTTFFTNPRGLTGPISQLSYWFGQHGEARGGQPWYYFLLVLAPMYEFLPLLGAVAAIVYYAAFRRRPHPERDAVPFVPFVIFWAIAAMAIHSWTGEKMPQHTVYLVLPMILLTGRLLQDWLGDGNGDQERRREFVAFFALLPAAGYSVIRLLSIRPFAGLSQAQLNQTMVWLATLGVAAGLAWALARLGQRLGKAMALRACAASAFAVLLLLTVRVSWVASFVNYDNAKELIVYAHGTQDAKVTLNEILDISRRTVGDNRIKVAYDSRTGFPFANWYLRDFPNAVSFSGESPSREALDSPIVIVHGWNDAKVRPILANYDRFPRLVMWWPVEDYKGLTPARLWAMLRDPAKRAEIWGILWSRTYPYALKDWPYREEMILYIRKDITAQLWQYGALTAAAAPQPPVVVTEDPYQAKKVLVPAALTFGRQGQGPGEFQDPRGVAVDAAGNIYVADTGNHRVQVFDANGRYLRGWGRYGSGPGEFNEPWGIAVDGAGNVYVADTWNYRVQKFDGTGKFVTMWGESGDTGGDAASLPGAFYGPRAVAMAWDGSVLVMDTGNERIQRFTAEGQFIAGYGGFGAGPGQFWEPVGLAVDGEGNVYVADTWNRRVQVLDREMRYVREWGVKTWAGESVLNKPYVAVDGRGHVYASDPEGHRVLEWTVGGEFVAAYGEYGVDESRFSLPVGLAVDGSGRLIVADSGNHRIMVFAPFGP, from the coding sequence ATGGCTCAAGTCGGAGCGGTTTCGGACGGCAAGGACTGGTGGGAGACGCCGGTCCTGCATAGCCTGCAGAACCTGACGCGGGAGAAGGCCGCGTACATCGGGATTGCGGTTGTGGCGCTGGCGCTGCGCCTGTGGGCGCTGGGGGCGCGCGCCGTGAGTTTTGACGAGTGCCAGCACCTGTATTTCTCGTGGCAGCCCTATTCTGTCGGCTCCATCTTCAAGTTTGACCCCGTTACCGGGCCGATCACGCACGGGCCGTTCCTGTTCCTGGCGAACACGCTGATGTACACGCTGTTCGGCGTGAGCGACTACACATCGCGGTTGGCGTCGGCGTTTTTCGGCACGGCGCTGGCGCTCTTGCCGTACTTCTTGCGCAAGTACCTGGGGCGCGGCGGGGCGCTGGCGGCGGCGGTGATGCTGACTGTGTCGCCGTTCCTGCTGTTCTACTCGCGGGACAACCTCCACGAAATCTACGGCGCGGTCTGGACCATGCTGATGGCCATCGGCTTCCTGCGCTACGTGGACGAGCGGAAGCCGAAGTATCTGTACCTGTTCGGCGCGGCGGTGGGGTTCTACCTGTGCACCAAGGCCGTGGCGTACATCATGGGGTTCATCGTCGTGGCCTTCGTGGTGGTGGCGCTGGTGTGGGAGCGACTGTCGGCGCAGGCGGCGCGGACGGCGCGGGGCGTGGGGCTGGCCGTGAGCGCAGGGGGGCTCGCGCTGCTGGTGTGGCTCACCAATCGGCCCCAGCCGGCGGGGGTCGCGCGGAGCGGACTCCTGCCGGTGCTCGTGGTGGCGGTCTGCCTGCTGGGGGCGGCGGTGCTAGCCGGTTGGGCGTACCCCGGCGGAAAGGAGCGGCCGGTGGCCCGCGCCCTGGGGGCCATCCGCGGGGCGCACTTCTGGGCGATGGTCGGCATCGGCCTGGGGGTGGTGGTGTTGTTGTACACCACGTTCTTTACCAACCCCAGGGGCTTGACCGGCCCCATTAGCCAACTATCCTACTGGTTCGGGCAACACGGTGAGGCGCGGGGCGGCCAGCCGTGGTACTACTTCCTGCTGGTGCTGGCGCCCATGTACGAGTTTCTGCCGCTCCTGGGCGCGGTTGCGGCGATTGTGTACTACGCGGCCTTTCGGAGGCGGCCGCATCCGGAACGCGACGCGGTGCCCTTTGTGCCGTTCGTCATCTTCTGGGCGATTGCGGCCATGGCCATCCACAGTTGGACGGGCGAGAAGATGCCGCAGCACACGGTGTACCTGGTGCTGCCGATGATTCTGCTGACGGGGCGTCTGCTCCAGGATTGGCTGGGAGATGGGAACGGAGACCAGGAGCGTCGGCGCGAGTTCGTTGCGTTCTTCGCGCTGCTGCCCGCCGCCGGGTACTCGGTGATCCGGCTGCTGTCCATCCGGCCCTTTGCGGGGCTTTCGCAGGCGCAACTGAATCAGACGATGGTTTGGCTTGCAACGCTGGGCGTGGCGGCGGGCCTGGCGTGGGCGCTGGCGCGGCTGGGCCAGCGCCTGGGCAAGGCCATGGCGCTTCGGGCGTGCGCGGCGTCGGCCTTCGCCGTCCTGCTTCTGCTGACCGTGCGGGTCAGTTGGGTGGCGAGTTTCGTGAACTACGACAACGCCAAGGAACTCATCGTCTATGCGCATGGAACCCAGGACGCGAAGGTAACGCTGAACGAGATTCTGGACATCTCGCGCCGAACCGTCGGGGACAACCGCATCAAGGTGGCATATGATTCTCGCACGGGGTTCCCCTTCGCCAACTGGTACTTGCGGGACTTCCCGAACGCCGTTTCGTTCTCCGGCGAAAGCCCCAGCCGAGAGGCGCTGGACTCGCCCATCGTCATCGTGCACGGCTGGAACGACGCCAAGGTGCGCCCGATTCTGGCGAATTACGACCGTTTCCCGCGCCTGGTCATGTGGTGGCCCGTGGAGGACTACAAGGGGCTGACGCCCGCGCGCCTGTGGGCCATGCTGCGGGATCCAGCCAAGCGCGCTGAAATCTGGGGCATCCTGTGGTCGCGCACGTATCCCTACGCGCTCAAGGACTGGCCGTACCGCGAGGAGATGATCCTCTACATCCGCAAGGACATCACGGCGCAACTCTGGCAGTATGGCGCTCTGACCGCAGCCGCAGCGCCGCAGCCGCCTGTGGTCGTTACCGAGGATCCGTATCAGGCGAAGAAGGTGCTGGTGCCGGCGGCGCTGACGTTTGGGCGGCAGGGGCAAGGGCCAGGGGAGTTCCAGGACCCGCGCGGGGTGGCGGTGGACGCGGCGGGGAACATCTACGTGGCGGACACGGGGAACCATCGGGTGCAGGTGTTTGACGCGAACGGGCGGTATCTGCGGGGATGGGGTCGGTACGGGAGCGGGCCAGGGGAGTTCAACGAGCCGTGGGGGATTGCGGTGGACGGCGCGGGGAACGTGTACGTGGCGGACACGTGGAACTATCGCGTGCAGAAGTTTGACGGCACGGGGAAGTTTGTGACGATGTGGGGGGAGAGCGGGGACACGGGCGGCGACGCGGCGTCGTTGCCTGGTGCGTTCTACGGGCCGCGCGCGGTGGCGATGGCGTGGGATGGGAGCGTGTTGGTGATGGACACGGGGAACGAGCGGATTCAGCGGTTCACTGCGGAAGGTCAGTTCATTGCTGGGTACGGTGGGTTTGGGGCGGGGCCGGGGCAGTTCTGGGAGCCTGTGGGGTTGGCGGTGGACGGAGAGGGGAACGTGTATGTGGCGGACACGTGGAATCGGCGTGTGCAGGTGTTGGATCGGGAGATGAGGTATGTGAGGGAGTGGGGGGTGAAGACGTGGGCAGGGGAGTCGGTGTTGAACAAGCCGTATGTGGCGGTGGATGGGCGAGGGCACGTGTATGCGAGCGATCCGGAGGGGCATCGGGTGTTGGAGTGGACGGTGGGCGGGGAGTTTGTGGCGGCGTATGGGGAGTATGGGGTGGATGAGAGTCGGTTCAGCCTGCCTGTGGGTTTGGCGGTGGATGGGAGCGGGCGGCTGATCGTGGCGGATTCTGGGAATCATCGCATTATGGTATTTGCGCCTTTCGGGCCGTGA
- the sucC gene encoding ADP-forming succinate--CoA ligase subunit beta yields MKLHEYQSKRIFARYGIPIPEGDVATTPVEAGAIAARLGKPVVVKSQVLVGGRGKAGGIKLARDPAEAERVAGQILGMDIKGLKVKKVLVDEAARIQKEIYLGVVVDRASKRAVMMASAEGGVEIEEVARVSPEKIYKVSINPFLGLQPFQAREIAFGIGLDKDLVGSFAAIAQGLYQAFVSTDASLAEINPLVVTDEHKLLAVDGKIVLDDNGLFRHPDLAEMRDLDEEAPAETEARKYGLSYVKLDGNVGCMVNGAGLAMASMDVIKLFGGAPANFLDIGGGAKADKVAAALRMILSDPNVKSVLFNIFGGITRCDEVAKGILAALEEVKPNVPMVVRLVGTNEEEGRRLLASANMRATTSLVEAAQLAVAAARGEA; encoded by the coding sequence GTGAAACTGCATGAGTACCAATCCAAGCGCATCTTTGCGCGTTATGGCATCCCTATTCCAGAAGGGGATGTGGCGACTACGCCTGTGGAGGCGGGTGCTATTGCGGCGCGCCTGGGCAAGCCTGTGGTCGTGAAGTCGCAGGTGCTGGTCGGGGGCCGCGGCAAGGCAGGGGGCATCAAACTGGCGCGCGATCCTGCCGAGGCCGAGCGGGTGGCCGGGCAGATTCTCGGCATGGACATCAAGGGCCTAAAGGTGAAGAAGGTCCTGGTGGACGAGGCGGCGCGAATTCAGAAGGAAATCTACCTGGGGGTTGTGGTGGATCGGGCCAGCAAGCGCGCCGTCATGATGGCTTCGGCGGAGGGCGGCGTGGAGATAGAAGAGGTGGCGCGCGTCTCGCCCGAGAAGATTTACAAGGTGAGCATCAATCCTTTCCTGGGGTTGCAGCCGTTCCAGGCGCGTGAGATCGCCTTCGGCATCGGCCTGGACAAGGACTTGGTGGGGTCTTTTGCCGCGATTGCCCAGGGGCTGTACCAGGCGTTTGTCAGCACCGACGCGTCGCTGGCGGAGATCAACCCGCTGGTCGTTACCGATGAGCACAAGTTGCTGGCGGTGGACGGGAAGATCGTCCTGGACGACAACGGGCTGTTCCGCCACCCCGACCTGGCCGAGATGCGCGACCTGGACGAGGAAGCGCCTGCCGAGACCGAGGCGCGCAAGTATGGGCTGAGTTACGTGAAACTGGACGGCAACGTGGGGTGCATGGTGAACGGCGCGGGGCTGGCGATGGCGTCCATGGATGTCATCAAACTGTTTGGCGGCGCGCCGGCGAACTTCCTGGACATCGGCGGGGGGGCGAAGGCCGACAAGGTGGCGGCGGCCCTGCGCATGATTCTGTCGGATCCGAACGTGAAGTCGGTGCTGTTCAACATCTTCGGCGGCATCACGCGCTGCGACGAGGTGGCGAAGGGCATCCTGGCGGCGCTGGAGGAGGTCAAGCCGAACGTGCCGATGGTGGTGCGTCTGGTGGGCACCAACGAGGAGGAAGGGCGGCGGCTGCTGGCCAGCGCGAACATGCGCGCCACGACGTCGCTGGTGGAGGCGGCGCAACTGGCGGTGGCGGCGGCTCGCGGCGAGGCGTAG
- a CDS encoding 2-oxoacid:ferredoxin oxidoreductase subunit beta, with amino-acid sequence MAESHPMDAVLRQDRLPHIWCPGCGLGTALTCFVSALVKSGLDLDKVVVVSGIGCTGRVAGYVRLDSFHTTHGRAIPFATGLKLGNPELKVVVFSGDGDLAGIGGNHLIHAARRNVDMTVICVNNFNYGMTGGQLAPTTPLHARTSTSPRGNQEHPFNLPYLAAGSGAVYVARWTVLHVRRLEKAIGEALVKRGFSFVEVISPCPTLYGRMNKLREGLEHLRYYRERSRIVHGADPRDVDIELSGDIIVGKFVDIEKPVWGDTQ; translated from the coding sequence ATGGCGGAATCGCACCCTATGGACGCGGTGCTGCGGCAAGACCGACTGCCGCACATCTGGTGCCCGGGGTGCGGGCTGGGAACGGCCCTCACTTGCTTCGTCAGCGCCCTGGTGAAGTCGGGCCTGGACTTGGACAAGGTGGTGGTGGTGTCGGGCATCGGGTGCACGGGGCGGGTGGCCGGGTATGTGCGGCTGGATTCGTTCCACACGACACACGGGCGGGCCATCCCGTTCGCCACGGGGCTGAAATTGGGCAACCCGGAACTGAAGGTGGTGGTGTTCAGCGGGGACGGGGATTTGGCGGGCATCGGCGGCAATCACCTCATCCACGCGGCGCGCCGCAATGTGGACATGACGGTCATCTGCGTGAACAACTTCAACTACGGGATGACCGGCGGGCAACTGGCTCCGACGACCCCCTTGCATGCCCGCACGTCCACGTCGCCGCGCGGGAATCAGGAGCATCCCTTCAACCTGCCCTACCTGGCGGCGGGGAGCGGGGCCGTGTACGTGGCGCGGTGGACGGTCCTCCACGTGCGGCGCTTGGAGAAGGCCATCGGCGAGGCGCTTGTGAAGCGGGGGTTCAGTTTTGTGGAGGTTATCTCGCCGTGCCCGACGCTGTACGGCCGGATGAACAAACTGCGCGAAGGGCTGGAGCATCTGCGCTACTACCGCGAGCGCAGCCGCATTGTCCACGGCGCTGACCCGCGTGATGTGGACATTGAACTGAGCGGGGACATCATCGTGGGCAAATTTGTGGACATTGAAAAGCCCGTCTGGGGCGATACGCAGTAG
- a CDS encoding 2-oxoacid:acceptor oxidoreductase subunit alpha, whose amino-acid sequence MSGDDACAEAAICAGCRFFAGYPITPATEIAERMAARLPEVGGVYIQMEDELASMNAVLGASWAGRRAMTATSGPGFSLMMENLGLGIMTETPCVLVNVQRGGPSTGLPTLVGQGDVMQARWGSHGCYEIIALCPSSPQELFDLTIRAFNLAEEFRTPVLVMTDAEVGHMTEKVVIPPEEQIPIYPRRKPSVGPDAYKPFEVGEDLVPAMVNAGEGYRIHITGLTHDERGYPMVDAVTQQRMITRLVEKIRRNRHRMIDVEAQALDDAEVVVVTYGISARTAHWPIEQARQEGIKVGMLRLITLWPFPEEKIRALAGRVRAFVVVEINLGQMVYEVERCAAGKAAVYLAGHAGGDLHDPHDILSLIREAAGR is encoded by the coding sequence ATGAGCGGCGACGATGCCTGCGCCGAGGCGGCCATCTGCGCCGGTTGCCGCTTCTTCGCGGGATACCCCATCACGCCGGCAACGGAAATCGCGGAGCGGATGGCGGCCCGACTACCCGAGGTGGGCGGCGTCTACATCCAGATGGAGGACGAACTGGCCTCCATGAACGCGGTGCTAGGTGCATCCTGGGCAGGGCGGCGGGCCATGACGGCGACCTCTGGCCCGGGCTTCAGTCTGATGATGGAGAACCTGGGCCTGGGCATCATGACGGAGACGCCGTGTGTGCTCGTGAACGTGCAGCGCGGCGGGCCGTCCACGGGCCTGCCGACGCTGGTGGGCCAGGGGGACGTGATGCAGGCGCGATGGGGTTCCCACGGCTGCTACGAGATCATCGCGCTGTGCCCCAGTTCGCCGCAGGAGTTGTTTGACCTCACCATCCGCGCCTTCAACCTGGCGGAGGAGTTCCGCACGCCCGTGCTGGTGATGACCGACGCCGAGGTGGGGCACATGACGGAGAAAGTCGTCATCCCGCCGGAGGAGCAGATTCCCATCTACCCCCGCCGCAAGCCGTCCGTGGGGCCGGATGCGTACAAGCCCTTTGAGGTCGGCGAAGACCTGGTGCCGGCCATGGTGAACGCCGGCGAGGGGTATCGGATTCACATCACCGGCCTCACCCACGACGAGCGCGGCTACCCCATGGTGGACGCCGTTACGCAGCAGCGGATGATCACGCGCCTGGTGGAGAAGATACGCCGGAACCGCCATCGGATGATTGACGTGGAGGCGCAAGCCCTGGACGATGCCGAGGTGGTGGTGGTTACCTACGGCATCTCGGCCCGCACGGCGCACTGGCCCATAGAGCAGGCGCGCCAGGAAGGCATCAAGGTGGGGATGCTGCGCCTCATCACGCTGTGGCCGTTCCCGGAGGAGAAGATACGTGCCCTTGCGGGGCGGGTGCGGGCGTTTGTGGTGGTGGAGATCAACCTGGGGCAGATGGTGTATGAGGTGGAGCGGTGCGCGGCCGGGAAGGCAGCGGTGTACCTGGCGGGGCATGCCGGCGGGGACTTGCACGACCCCCACGACATCCTGTCGCTCATACGCGAGGCTGCGGGTCGGTAA
- a CDS encoding 2-oxoacid:ferredoxin oxidoreductase subunit gamma — translation MSRTEIRLTGFGGQGIILAGYILGKAAALYDGKYATFTQSYGPESRGGACAAQVVLSDAPVQYPHLIDPSIVVIMSQEAYNKYAPSLHDGNLLLVDEDLVVLGPLPEGVKVYAIPATRIAESEVGRKLVANIVMLGFLTAVSGVVSEESMRRAVSESVPKGTEELNLKAFQAGLDYGRQVVGSAA, via the coding sequence ATGTCGCGGACGGAGATACGGCTTACGGGATTCGGGGGGCAAGGCATTATCCTGGCCGGGTACATCCTGGGCAAGGCGGCCGCCCTCTACGATGGCAAGTATGCGACCTTCACCCAGAGTTACGGCCCCGAGTCGCGGGGAGGCGCGTGCGCGGCGCAGGTTGTGCTGTCCGATGCGCCCGTGCAGTACCCGCACCTCATTGACCCATCCATCGTCGTCATCATGTCTCAGGAGGCGTACAACAAGTACGCGCCTTCGCTGCACGACGGGAACTTGCTCCTGGTGGATGAGGATTTGGTGGTGTTGGGCCCGCTGCCGGAGGGGGTGAAGGTGTACGCCATTCCGGCGACGCGCATTGCCGAGTCGGAGGTGGGCCGCAAGTTGGTCGCCAACATCGTCATGCTGGGCTTTCTGACGGCGGTGTCGGGCGTGGTGTCCGAGGAGTCCATGCGACGGGCCGTGAGCGAATCGGTGCCCAAGGGCACGGAGGAACTCAATCTCAAGGCTTTTCAGGCCGGGCTGGACTATGGCAGGCAAGTCGTGGGGAGCGCCGCGTGA
- a CDS encoding HIT family protein, with the protein MGCVFCDIVARRVPAHIVYEDEATLAFMDIAPIHEGHTLVVPKTHAADVFEVNPEDAAAAMRTAVKVARAVKAAFGCDGVNIFQSNGPAAGQTVFHFHIHVLPRWAGDRSIALRREYFAGDSDLQRAAERIRQTIGSKS; encoded by the coding sequence ATGGGATGCGTGTTCTGCGACATCGTGGCCAGGCGCGTTCCGGCGCACATCGTGTACGAGGACGAGGCGACGCTGGCTTTCATGGACATCGCGCCGATTCACGAGGGGCACACGCTGGTGGTGCCCAAGACCCATGCGGCCGATGTCTTTGAGGTAAATCCGGAGGATGCGGCGGCGGCGATGCGCACGGCGGTGAAGGTGGCCCGCGCGGTGAAAGCCGCGTTCGGATGCGACGGGGTCAACATCTTTCAGAGCAACGGCCCTGCCGCGGGGCAGACCGTTTTCCATTTTCACATCCACGTGCTCCCGCGCTGGGCGGGCGATCGTTCCATCGCCTTGCGTCGCGAATACTTCGCCGGAGACAGCGATTTGCAGCGGGCAGCCGAGCGAATCCGACAAACCATCGGGTCAAAATCCTGA